The sequence AAGACAACCAAATGATCGCCCACCAATCGCCTTCAGTGATGCCTAACATTTTGTGGTCATCAAGCATGTCGCTGTAATGGGATAGAATCGCAGCAGGAACCGTGTTGATCGCTACGAACAAGCTATACCAAGAATAGGGCCTCCAATCTAAATTGAAAGTGTGGTTGATAGCCGCATACAAGTAAGTGAAACCAAACAATAATCCAGTAGCTGGTCCATAGAAATTGGTCAAATGGTGTGATACTTGAGCGATGTCTTCTGCACCTTCTATAGGGGCTGAGGGGTTGAGCGCGGAATAAACGATCGCGATCACATTACAAATAATGGAGAGCCCACCCACAAAAAAGTTCATCACCGCAGTGCTTTTAGGATCGACTTTGGCCAATCCGCAAATCCCATTGCTGATTAAAACAATCGCAACATATAACAATACA comes from Helicobacter acinonychis and encodes:
- a CDS encoding AmiS/UreI family transporter, producing the protein MLGLVLLYVAIVLISNGICGLAKVDPKSTAVMNFFVGGLSIICNVIAIVYSALNPSAPIEGAEDIAQVSHHLTNFYGPATGLLFGFTYLYAAINHTFNLDWRPYSWYSLFVAINTVPAAILSHYSDMLDDHKMLGITEGDWWAIIWLSWGVLWLTAFIENILKIPLGKFTPWLAIIEGILTAWIPAWLLFIQHWV